The following are from one region of the Takifugu rubripes chromosome 16, fTakRub1.2, whole genome shotgun sequence genome:
- the otofa gene encoding otoferlin isoform X2, producing the protein MMAFMVHLKTVSHLRGRCDRIAKVTFRGLPFYSRVAENCEEVAHFNEVFRWPIASRLDENEILEIQVYNYSKVFSNRLVGTFCMVLQKVAEEGHVLLTDTLIDDNNTSIKTSVTIEIKYQSMDSLGTVWSDGEFLDIPDDRDGIFSFETDSLLSGQSHGSGTSPGRSLQGSIPTFRKAGKGVFSAMKLGKIKLNKDDHRKGDEPAILDMEDLDRKAMRLAGSLEPDTVSLASVTAVTTNVSNKRSKPDIKMEPGSGRPVDYQISITVIEARQLIGLNMDPVVCVEVGDEKKYTSMKESTNCPYYNEYFVFDFHIPPDVMFDKIIKLSVIHSKNLLRSGTLVGTFKMDVGTIYSQPEHQFYHKWAILSDPDDITAGCKGYIKCDIAVVGKGDTIKTPHKANETDEDDIEGNLLLPEGIPAERQWAKYHVRIYRAEGLPKMNTSIMANVKKAFIGENRDLVDPYVQVHFSGQKGKTSVQKSSYEPIWNEQVVFTELFPPLCKRVKVQIRDSDKVNDVAIGTHFIDLRKISNDGDKGFLPTMGPAWVNMYGSTRQYTLMDEHQDLNEGLGEGVSFRARLLLSIAVEILDTTSPEIVSTTEVQVDAISNISESATGKIEEFFLFGSFLEATMIDRKIGDKMISFEMTIGNYGNQIDGVSKPSSAKSKKKDGESDEEESELIQNSSDDDADEDGDLVSVSSTPVMKPVITDRNYFHLPYFEKKPCVYIRSWWQDQRRRLYNSNMMDKIADKLEEGLNDVQEIIKTEKAFPERRLRGVLEELSLGCSQFVALANKDVNLAGRTKLDRERLKTCMREMDSMGLQARQTRTQVKKNTVRDKLKLGQNFLQKLRFLADEPQHGIPDLFIWMLSNNKRIAYARVPSKDVLYSAVDEEKGKDCSKVKAVFLKLPGKKGFGPAGWTVQAKLELYLWLGLTKQKKDFLNGLPNGFEELKAAKMGPSSDSSPPVSLVYNMKQVFQLRAHMYQARSLFAADSSGLSDPFARVFFSTHSQVTEVLSETLCPTWDQLLVFDDVELFGEASELRDDPPIIVVEIYDQDTVGKAEFIGRTFAKPLVKMCDEHYGPPRFPPQLEYYQVYRGNSTAGELLAAFELLQIPYNSEEIRRALIAVHNFAVPQIKIGQGGRAELPPLEGSTDTEHGPILPVPLGIRPVLSRYRIEVLFWGLRDLKRINLAQVDRPRVDIECAGKGVQSVVIQNYKKNPNFSTLVKWFEVDLPENELLHPPLNIRVVDCRAFGRYILVGSHAVSSLRRFIYTTPDKSSNNWATAAKLMNGYMVLSNGGTQPLSSPSVSSHTLSRPSGDIIVNMDSEPSIRKMDTVVKLDATSDAVVKVDMTDENDKKKNKKKKKGCVEEDEEPDERLLDWWSKYFASIETLKEKLRAQEAAQAEADDREELEIAAEMADVKPDDLLPKGSKTKEKYKDKKGAKDRRKGQAVDGAEKQPGKRRVDEMVVYNKELESEYGNFEDWLHTFNLFRGKAGDDDEHALDDDRIVGRFKGSLCMYKLPLSEEITRDVGFDPNMGMFQSIPHNDPINVLVRVYVVRATDLHPADINGKADPYVVIKLGKSDIRDKENYISKQLNPVFGKSFDIEATFPMESMLTVSVYDWDLVGTDDLIGETKIDLENRFYSKYRATCGISSSYSLHGYNIWRDPMKPSQILVKLCKEGKIDGPHYGPGGRVKVANRVFLGPTEIEDENGLKKQTEEHLALTAVKHWEEIPRVGCKLVPEHVETRPLLNPDKPGIEQGRIEMWVDMFPMDMPAPGPAIDISPRKPKRYELRVIIWNTDEVILEDDDYFTGEKSSDIFVRGWLKGQQEDKQDTDVHYHSLTGEGNFNWRFVFPFDYLMAEEKIVISKKESMFSWDETEYKIPPRLTMQVWDADHFSADDFLGAIELDLNRFPRGAKTAKQCSLAMIRNEQELPTISIFKQKRVKGWWPFVSRDENDEMELTGKVEAELHLVTAEEAEKSPVGLGRNEPDPLEKPNRPDTTFLWFLSPLKAIRYLVCNRYKWLIIKIVLALLLLIMLGLFLYSMPGYLVKKMLGA; encoded by the exons GTGTTTCGGTGGCCTATAGCCAGCAGGCTGGATGAAAATGAGATTCTGGAGATCCAAGTGTACAATTACAGCAAGGTCTTTTCCAACAG GCTCGTGGGAACCTTCTGTATGGTTCTTCAGAAGGTGGCTGAGGAAGGACATGTACTGCTGACCGACACGCTCATCGATGACAACAACACGTCAATAAAG ACCAGCGTTACCATAGAGATCAAATACCAGTCAATGGATAGTTTGGGGACCGTGTGGAGCGATGGGGAGTTCCTGGACATTCCCGATGACCGTGATGGGATATTTTCCTTTGAGACAGACAGCCTGCTGTCAGGACAAAGCCACGGGTCAGGGACGTCTCCGGGGCGATCCTTACAGGGATCCATACCCACGTTCAGGAA AGCAGGGAAGGGAGTCTTCTCGGCCATGAAGCTCGGCAAGATCAAGCTCAACAAAGACGACCACAGGAAAGGAG ATGAGCCGGCGATCCTGGACATGGAGGACCTGGACAGGAAGGCGATGCGACTCGCTGGCTCTCTGGAGCCTGACACGGTCTCTCTGGCCTCTGTCACCGCCGTCACCACCAACGTCTCCAACAAAAG GTCGAAGCCAGATATCAAAATGGAACCAGGATCTGGAAGACCTGTGGATTATCAG ATCAGCATCACGGTGATCGAGGCTCGGCAGCTCATCGGCCTCAATATGGAcccggtggtgtgtgtggaggtgggcGATGAGAAGAAGTACACCTCCATGAAAGAGTCCACCAACTGCCCCTATTACAACGAG TATTTCGTTTTTGACTTCCACATCCCTCCTGATGTCATGTTTGACAAGATCATCAAACTCTCG GTGATCCACTCTAAAAATCTCCTCCGGAGCGGAACCCTGGTGGGAACCTTCAAGATGGATGTGGGCACTATTTACTCCCAGCCTG AGCACCAGTTTTATCACAAGTGGGCCATCTTGTCCGACCCTGATGACATCACCGCCGGGTGTAAAGGTTACATCAAGTGTGACATCGCCGTGGTTGGAAAGGGCGACACTATCAAGACGCCACACAAGGCCAACGAGACCGACGAGGATGACATAGAAGG AAACCTCCTGCTACCAGAGGGCATCCCTGCCGAGAGGCAGTGGGCCAAGTATCACGTGAGGATCTACCGCGCAGAGGGCCTCCCCAAGATGAACACCAGCATCATGGCTAACGTCAAGAAGGCCTTCATAGGAGAGAACAGAGACCTGGTGGACCCCTACGTTCAAGTGCATTTCTCCGGTCAGAAG GGGAAAACTTCGGTCCAGAAAAGCAGTTACGAACCCATCTGGAACGAGCAGGTGGTTTTCACCGAGCTCTTCCCGCCGCTGTGCAAGCGCGTCAAAGTCCAGATACGGGACTCGGACAAGGTCAACGATGTCGCCATCGGAACCCACTTCATCGACCTGCGGAAAATCTCGAACGACGGCGACAAAG GGTTCCTGCCCACCATGGGGCCAGCCTGGGTGAACATGTACGGCTCCACACGTCAGTACACTCTGATGGACGAGCACCAGGACCTGAACGAGGGCCTTGGGGAGGGCGTGTCCTTCAGGGCCCGTCTCCTGCTCTCCATAGCGGTGGAGATCCTGGACACCACCTCGCCTGAGATCGTGAGCACCACTGAAGTGCAGGTCGATGCCATCTCCAACATTTCAGAG AGTGCCACTGGGAAAATAGAAGAGTTTTTTCTTTTCGGTTCCTTCCTGGAGGCCACCATGATCGACAGAAAAATTGGAGACAAAATGATAAGTTTTGAAATGACAATAG GTAACTATGGCAACCAGATAGATGGCGTAAGCAAGCCTTCGTCTGCGAAGAGCAaaaagaaggatggagagagtgacgaagaggagagcgagctcATTCAGAACTCCAGCGACGATGACGCAGACGAGGACGGGGACCTGGTGTCCGTCTCCTCCACTCCAGTGATGAAGCCCGTCATCACCGACAG GAACTACTTCCACCTTCCCTACTTTGAAAAGAAACCGTGCGTCTACATCAGAAGCTGGTGGCAGGACCAACGGAGACGACTATACAACTCAAACATGATGGACAAGATCGCCGACAAGCTG GAGGAGGGTTTGAATGATGTGCAGGAGATTATTAAGACCGAGAAGGCCTTTCCAGAGCGCAGGCTCAGGGGagtgctggaggagctcagccTGGGCTGCAG TCAGTTTGTGGCTCTGGCAAACAAAGACGTGAACCTGGCAGGACGGACCAAACTGGATCGAGAGCGGCTCAAGACATGCATGAGGGAGATG GACAGTATGGGCCTGCAGGCGCGGCAGACCCGGACCCAGGTGAAGAAGAACACAGTCAGGGACAAACTGAAGCTGGGCCAGAACTTCCTGCAAAAGCTGCGGTTCCTCGCCGATGAG CCTCAACACGGCATCCCAGACCTGTTCATCTGGATGCTGAGCAACAACAAGCGCATCGCCTACGCTCGCGTTCCCTCCAAAGACGTCCTCTACTCTGCGGTGgatgaagaaaaaggaaaagactgCAGCAAAGTCAAGGCAGTCTTCCTGAAG CTGCCTGGGAAGAAGGGATTTGGACCTGCGGGCTGGACAGTCCAGGCTAAGCTGGAGCTCTACCTGTGGCTCGGCCTCACTAAGCAAAAGAAAGACTTCCTCAACGGGCTGCCCAACGGTTTTGAGGAACTCAAAGCAGCTAAAATGGGTCCCAGTTCTGACTCCAGCCCCCCAGTCAGTCTCGTCTACAACA TGAAGCAGGTATTCCAGCTGAGAGCACACATGTACCAGGCCCGCAGCCTGTTTGCTGCTGACAGCAGTGGCCTTTCCGATCCCTTCGCTAGGGTCTTCTTCTCCACACACAGTCAGGTTACtgag gtcCTGAGTGAGACGCTCTGCCCAACGTGGGACCAGCTGCTGGTGTTTGATGATGTCGAGCTGTTCGGCGAGGCGTCTGAGCTGCGAGACGACCCGCCCATCATCGTGGTGGAAATCTATGACCAGGACACTGTG GGCAAAGCAGAGTTCATTGGTCGGACCTTTGCAAAACCTCTGGTGAAGATGTGCGATGAGCACTACGGGCCCCCGAGGTTCCCCCCGCAGCTGGAGTACTATCAGGTTTACAGAGGAAACAGCACTGCAGGGGAGCTGCTGGCCGCCtttgagctgctgcag ATTCCTTACAATTCTGAGGAGATCAGGCGCGCTCTGATTGCCGTCCATAACTTTGCTGTCCCTCAAATAAAG ATTGGTCAGGGAGGCAGGGCCGAACTTCCGCCCCTGGAAGGATCAACAGACACCGAGCACGGGCCCATCCTGCCCGTCCCCTTGGGCATCAGACCTGTTCTGAGCCGCTACCGCATTGAG GTTTTGTTCTGGGGCTTAAGGGACCTGAAGAGGATTAATTTAGCTCAGGTGGATCGACCGCGAGTGGATATAGAGTGTGCAGGGAAAGGCGTGCAGTCAGTCGTCATCCAAAACTACAAGAAAAACCCGAACTTCAGCACGCTGGTTAAATGGTTTGAAGTG GACCTGCCTGAAAAcgagctcctccaccctccgcTGAACATCCGGGTGGTTGACTGCAGAGCGTTCGGCCGTTACATCCTGGTGGGCTCGCACGCGGTCTCCAGCCTGCGGCGTTTCATCTACACCACCCCGGACAAGAGCTCCAACAACTGGGCCACAGCAG CTAAGCTAATGAATGGCTACATGGTCCTCTCCAACGGCGGCACGCAGCCTCTCTCCTCACCCAGCGTCTCCTCCCACACCCTTTCTCGCCCCTCAGGTGACATCATCGTCAACATGGACTCGGAGCCGTCGATTCGAAAGATGGACACGGTCGTCAAGTTAGACGCC aCATCTGATGCTGTTGTAAAAGTGGACATG ACCGATGAGAACgacaagaagaagaataaaaagaaaaagaagggatgtgtggaggaagacgaggagccAGACGAAAGACTGCTGGACTGGTGGTCAAAATATTTTGCCTCCATAGAGACGCTGAAAGAG aaacTCCGGGCTCAGGAGGCGGCTCAGGCTGAGGCGGAcgacagagaggagctggaaatAGCTGCAGAGATGGCAG ATGTCAAACCTGACGACCTTCTTCCAAAAGGCTCCAAGACCAAAGAAAAGTACAAGGACAAGAAGGGCGCGAAGGACAGGCGGAAAGGTCAGGCTGTGGACGGAGCAGAGAAACAGCCCGGGAAAAGAAGAGTGGACGAGATGGTG GTGTACAACAAAGAGCTGGAGAGCGAGTACGGAAACTTTGAGGACTGGCTCCACACCTTCAACCTGTTCAGAGGGAAAGCCGGGGACGACGACGAGCACGCTCTGGACGACGACAGGATTGTCGGAAGGTTCAAG GGTTCCTTATGTATGTATAAGCTACCGCTGTCCGAAGAGATCACCAGAGATGTGGGATTTGACCCAAACATGGGAATGTTCCAGAGCATTCCGCACAACGACCCAATCAACGTCCTCGTCCGTGTCTACGTGGTCCGG GCGACAGATCTTCATCCCGCAGATATCAACGGGAAGGCGGATCCATATGTCGTGATCAAGTTGGGGAAATCGGACAtcagagacaaagaaaactacatCTCGAAGCAGCTGAACCCCGTGTTCGGAAA ATCGTTCGACATTGAGGCCACCTTCCCCATGGAGTCCATGCTAACGGTGTCAGTGTATGACTGGGACCTGGTGGGCACCGACGATCTGATCGGCGAGACAAAGATCGACTTGGAAAATCGCTTCTACAGCAAATACAGAGCCACCTGTGGCATTTCCTCCTCCTACTCGCT CCATGGATACAATATTTGGCGGGACCCTATGAAACCCAGTCAGATCCTGGTGAAGCTTTGCAAGGAAGGGAAGATCGACGGACCACATTATGGACCGGGTGGAAGAGTAAAGGTGGCGAATCGAGTCTTCCTGGGACCAACGGAGATCGAGGATGAAAACG GCCTAAAGAAGCAGACTGAGGAACACCTGGCTCTGACCGCGGTCAAACACTGGGAGGAGATCCCTCGGGTGGGCTGCAAGCTCGTCCCCGAACACGTGGAGACCAGACCGCTGCTGAACCCCGACAAACCCGGCATCGAACAG GGACGCATCGAGATGTGGGTGGACATGTTTCCGATGGACATGCCCGCCCCCGGACCCGCGATCGACATATCACCTCGAAAACCAAAGAG ATATGAGCTCAGGGTGATTATTTGGAATACAGACGAAGTAATACTGGAGGACGATGATTACTTCACTGGGGAAAAGTCCAGTGACATATTTGTCAGGGG ATGGCTCAAGGGTCAGCAGGAGGACAAGCAGGACACAGACGTGCACTATCATTCCCTCACCGGAGAGGGCAACTTTAACTGGCGCTTCGTCTTCCCCTTTGATTATCTCATGGCGGAGGAAAAGATCGTGATCTCTAAGAAAGAGTCCATGTTCTCCTGGGATGAGACCGAGTACAAGATCCCTCCCCGCCTCACGATGCAGGTCTGGGACGCCGACCACTTCTCCGCCGACGACTTCCTGG GCGCAATCGAGTTGGACCTAAACCGATTCCCTCGCGGGGCCAAGACGGCCAAGCAGTGCTCCCTGGCTATGATCCGAAACGAGCAGGAGCTTCCCACCATCTCTATCTTCAAACAGAAGAGGGTCAAGGGCTGGTGGCCGTTCGTGTCCCGCGATGAGAACGACGAGATGGAGCTGACG GGCAAAGTGGAGGCTGAGCTTCATCTGGTGACGGCAGAGGAGGCCGAGAAAAGCCCAGTCGGGCTGGGACGGAATGAGCCCGATCCCCTGGAGAAGCCGAA tCGCCCAGACACCACCTTCCTCTGGTTCCTGAGCCCGCTGAAAGCCATCCGCTACCTGGTGTGCAACCGCTACAAGTGGCTGATCATCAAGATCGtgctggcgctgctgctgctcatcatgTTGGGCCTCTTCCTCTACAGCATGCCGGGATACCTGGTCAAGAAGATGCTGGGcgcctga